Proteins encoded within one genomic window of Triticum aestivum cultivar Chinese Spring chromosome 2D, IWGSC CS RefSeq v2.1, whole genome shotgun sequence:
- the LOC123049666 gene encoding protein GL2-INTERACTING REPRESSOR 1-like, whose amino-acid sequence MASTVESPTSSCVSSDTEEEAAAVTKPMVVVGCPQCLMYVMLSGAAEEQPRCPRCKSPVLLHFLHGAVADAASTNRQQPSKS is encoded by the coding sequence ATGGCGAGCACGGTGGAGTCTCCGACGAGCTCGTGCGTGTCGTCggacacggaggaggaggccgcggcggtgacgaagccgatggtggtggtggggtgccCGCAGTGCCTCATGTACGTGATGCTGTCGGGGGCGGCCGAGGAGCAGCCCCGGTGCCCCCGGTGCAAGAGCCCCGTGCTGCTGCACTTCCTCCACGgcgccgtcgccgacgccgccaGCACCAACAGGCAGCAGCCCAGCAAGAGCTAG